The Solicola gregarius DNA window GGGCGCTCGCGTCGGCCGGCGACCGCGGCTACACGGTCGTGAGCGTACGAGACGACTGGTCGAGCGTCTTCCCGGCCGGGCACTAGCCATCCGATGAGTGGCCCCATCGGCTCACCGGAGCGAGCGCGGTGGTTCTTCCCGACGCTCGCGCACTACCGCCGGCGGTGGCTCGGGGCCGATGTCGTCGCGGGCCTGTCGGCCGGTGCCGTCGTCGTGCCGCAGGCCATGGCGTACGCGACGATCGCCTCCCTGCCGGTGCAGGTCGGCCTCTACACCTGCATGGTGCCGATGCTCGTGTACGCGATGCTCGGCGGGTCGCGCGCGATGAGCACCTCGACCACCTCGACGATCGCGACGCTGACCGCGACGACCCTCGTGTCCACGGGTGTCGCCGCCGGTTCCGACGACGCGCTCGGCTCGCTGATCACGCTCACGCTGTTATGCGGGCTCTTCCTGCTGATCCTGCGGCTGCTCAGGCTCGGGTCGATCGTGGAGAGCATCAGCACGGCCACCGTCCTCGGCGTTCAGGTGGGTGTCGGCGCGACCGTCGCCGTGGGGCAGCTGGGGACGCTCCTCGGCGTCGACGCCGACCCCAGCGGCCACGGGTTCGTGCGCTCCCTGGCGTCCACGATCGGCGAGTTGTCCGCGGTCAACGGGCCGACGGTGGCTCTGTCGGTGGGGTCCATCGCGACGCTGCTGCTGCTCAATCGCTTCGCGCCCAAGGTGCCGGGTGCGCTCCTTGTCGTGTGCGGTGGCATCCTGCTCTCCGCGTTCACCGGTCTGCAGGACGCGGGTGTGAAGCGCATCGACCAGGTCCCGCAGGGGCTGCCAACGCCCGACCTGCCGCGACTCGAGGACATCGAGCTGCTCGTCCCCGGTGCGCTCGCGATCGCCCTGATGGCGTTCCTCGAGTCGATCGCGGTCTCGCGCGGCATCCGCGACGTACGTGACCCGCAGATCGACAGCAACCGCGAGCTGCTCGCGGTCTCGACGGCGAACATCGCCGGCTCCTTCTTCACGACGCTGCCCGCCGCGGGTGGATTCTCACAGAGCGCGGTGAACAAGGGTGCGGGTGCGAGGAGCCAGCTTGCCCAGCTGGTGACCGTCGTGCTCGCGGTGCTCGTCGCCCTGCTGCTCGGCCCCGTCCTGTCGGAGCTGCCGCAGGCGACACTGGCCTCGCTCGTGTTCGTTGCCGTCGTCGGGCTGATCAAGCTCGGCGACCTGTTCCGGCTGGCG harbors:
- a CDS encoding SulP family inorganic anion transporter — translated: MSGPIGSPERARWFFPTLAHYRRRWLGADVVAGLSAGAVVVPQAMAYATIASLPVQVGLYTCMVPMLVYAMLGGSRAMSTSTTSTIATLTATTLVSTGVAAGSDDALGSLITLTLLCGLFLLILRLLRLGSIVESISTATVLGVQVGVGATVAVGQLGTLLGVDADPSGHGFVRSLASTIGELSAVNGPTVALSVGSIATLLLLNRFAPKVPGALLVVCGGILLSAFTGLQDAGVKRIDQVPQGLPTPDLPRLEDIELLVPGALAIALMAFLESIAVSRGIRDVRDPQIDSNRELLAVSTANIAGSFFTTLPAAGGFSQSAVNKGAGARSQLAQLVTVVLAVLVALLLGPVLSELPQATLASLVFVAVVGLIKLGDLFRLARISPVDFWVASATALIGVTAGLLPAVATGVVITLGLVLRELNTPRLSLETRRGDAIAVRIRQGLYTANVSAYMRAVVDLVAVQDPPVTAVVLDLRRMEATTITVLDALSDLDRELAAGDTTLYVAAVPAGGRRVAERVRWYQDLQEQGRVHATVDEALAVAAP